A window from Methylococcus mesophilus encodes these proteins:
- a CDS encoding Rossmann-fold NAD(P)-binding domain-containing protein, which translates to MKKPVVIIGMGEMGDLFARGFLKCGHPVYPVLRGTQPANVARAIPEPDLVLVAVGETELHRVLESLPPAWHGRLGLLQNELLPRDWQLHGLSDPTVIVVWFDKKKGRPFVPVLPTPVAGPRAGLVVQALEAIEVPCHAIPDEELLNELVRKNLYILTINIAGLRSGGTVSELWERHRELAEETAREILDLQEWLTQTRLPRDRLMAGMLEGFAGDPNHICMGRTAPVRLRRALSWAKQAGIATPILQSIADELAATNPKQAL; encoded by the coding sequence ATGAAAAAACCTGTCGTCATCATCGGGATGGGCGAAATGGGCGATTTGTTCGCCCGGGGGTTCCTGAAATGCGGCCACCCCGTCTACCCCGTCCTCCGCGGGACCCAGCCGGCAAACGTGGCGAGGGCGATTCCCGAGCCCGATCTGGTGCTCGTCGCGGTCGGTGAAACCGAGCTGCATCGGGTGCTGGAGTCTCTGCCTCCGGCATGGCACGGACGGCTGGGGCTCTTGCAGAACGAACTTTTGCCCCGCGACTGGCAGCTTCACGGCCTCTCCGATCCCACCGTGATCGTGGTGTGGTTCGACAAGAAGAAAGGTCGACCCTTCGTCCCGGTGCTGCCCACGCCGGTCGCCGGCCCCCGCGCCGGGCTGGTCGTCCAGGCCCTGGAGGCGATCGAGGTTCCCTGCCATGCCATTCCCGACGAGGAACTGCTGAACGAGCTGGTCCGGAAAAACCTCTACATCCTCACCATCAATATCGCCGGCCTCCGCAGCGGCGGGACGGTGAGCGAGCTGTGGGAACGGCACCGCGAACTGGCGGAGGAAACCGCCCGCGAAATCCTCGACCTCCAGGAGTGGCTCACCCAAACCCGCCTGCCGCGCGACCGGCTGATGGCCGGCATGCTGGAAGGCTTCGCCGGCGACCCCAACCACATCTGCATGGGGCGCACCGCGCCTGTGCGGCTGCGGCGGGCGCTGAGCTGGGCAAAACAAGCCGGCATCGCCACCCCAATCTTGCAAAGCATTGCCGATGAATTGGCGGCTACGAACCCGAAACAGGCACTCTGA
- a CDS encoding HAD family hydrolase yields MKYELIIFDCDGVLVDSERLVNRITAAFFSERGLPVEADALRAMFKGKTMADVARWAETATQPPLNADWFYELGIATAQGFQRELQPVEGVRPVLDLLTARGGKLCVASQSPPARLMLSLTVTGLDVFFGGHAYSAAQVARPKPAPDLFLHAARRMGASPERCAVVEDSRSGVLAARAAGMTVYGYAADEAPDTLTEAGAIVFESMAQLPHLLCAG; encoded by the coding sequence ATGAAGTACGAACTCATCATCTTCGACTGCGACGGCGTACTGGTGGACAGCGAGCGGCTGGTGAACCGCATCACCGCCGCGTTCTTCAGCGAACGCGGCCTGCCGGTCGAGGCTGACGCCCTGCGCGCCATGTTCAAGGGCAAGACCATGGCGGACGTGGCCCGCTGGGCCGAAACGGCTACCCAGCCCCCCTTGAACGCCGACTGGTTCTATGAACTCGGCATCGCCACGGCCCAGGGATTCCAGCGCGAATTGCAGCCGGTGGAAGGCGTACGCCCGGTGCTCGATCTGCTGACGGCCCGCGGCGGCAAGCTGTGCGTCGCCTCCCAGTCGCCCCCGGCCCGGCTGATGCTGTCGCTGACAGTAACGGGGCTCGACGTCTTCTTCGGCGGGCATGCCTATTCCGCCGCCCAGGTCGCGCGGCCCAAACCGGCGCCCGACCTCTTCCTGCACGCGGCCCGGCGGATGGGCGCCAGTCCCGAGCGCTGCGCGGTCGTCGAAGACTCTCGCAGCGGCGTGCTGGCGGCGCGGGCGGCCGGCATGACCGTGTACGGCTATGCCGCCGACGAGGCGCCCGATACGCTCACCGAGGCCGGTGCCATCGTGTTCGAGTCGATGGCACAATTGCCGCACCTCCTGTGCGCCGGCTGA
- a CDS encoding VOC family protein yields the protein MPIISHLHHVSLLVSDLEASRRFYEGVLELTPSNARPAFDFDGIWYDLGAQQIHLMVLPNPDLGAERPEHGGRDRHVALAVADWEALLARLEQKGISYTTSRSGRRAVFCRDPDGNAVELIGPAA from the coding sequence ATGCCCATCATCAGCCATCTGCACCATGTCTCCCTCCTGGTATCCGATCTGGAGGCCAGCCGCCGCTTCTACGAAGGCGTTCTGGAATTGACGCCCAGCAACGCCCGGCCCGCTTTCGATTTCGACGGGATCTGGTACGACCTCGGCGCTCAGCAAATCCATCTGATGGTGCTGCCCAACCCCGACCTCGGCGCGGAGCGGCCCGAGCACGGCGGGCGGGACCGCCACGTAGCGCTGGCAGTGGCGGACTGGGAAGCATTGCTTGCCCGGCTGGAACAGAAAGGGATTTCTTACACCACCAGCCGCTCCGGACGGCGCGCCGTGTTCTGCCGCGACCCGGACGGCAACGCCGTGGAACTCATCGGCCCGGCCGCATGA
- a CDS encoding Fic family protein: MHETGCRLPALAEADLRARRRPFIEFMLSALRDGIREAMATDQVGDQVTDQVAALMRAIGTGELGSKDVMQALGLSHRPTFRENYLNPALAAEWIERTRPNAPRSPTQRYRLTRKGHRWLQRHTKG; this comes from the coding sequence ATGCATGAAACAGGATGCCGATTACCGGCCCTGGCCGAAGCCGACCTGCGGGCAAGACGCCGCCCCTTTATCGAGTTCATGCTCAGTGCCCTGCGCGATGGCATTCGCGAGGCGATGGCTACCGACCAAGTAGGCGATCAAGTAACCGACCAAGTAGCCGCGCTGATGCGGGCGATTGGAACCGGCGAATTGGGCAGCAAGGATGTGATGCAGGCTCTGGGACTGTCCCACCGGCCCACATTCCGGGAAAACTACCTGAACCCAGCCTTGGCAGCCGAGTGGATCGAACGCACCCGGCCCAACGCTCCGCGCAGTCCGACCCAGCGTTATCGATTGACGCGCAAAGGCCATCGATGGCTGCAACGGCATACCAAGGGGTAA
- a CDS encoding M18 family aminopeptidase, translating into MNDDTTAEFSANARQLLDFIDQSPSPWHAGHSIAARLLAAGFRRLEEGEVWTLEAGDRAFVVRGDSSVVAFAVGERALAETGFRIVGAHTDSPGLRVKPRGAHAESSMLRLGVEVYGGPILATFADRDLGLAGRVGVRTEAGVDIRLVGFPDALVRLPNLAIHMNREVNKDGLKFNKQTELPLLLAVADDTPAEDRLRALLAERAGCEPEAVLSWELSVFDVQPGAFWGPQREFIADSQLDNLASCHAGLSALLQASDSEAVAVAAFFDHEEIGSESHKGADGALLPDVLERIALALGLDRVRYKQALARSFLVSADMAHAYQPNFPQFYEPQHKVFVNAGPVVKTNACGRYATDAEAAARIIRLCEQAGVPYQQYVHRTDLGCGSTIGPMTAARLGIPAADIGNPMWAMHSVRESAGVRDHTHMIRLLRSFYSGGA; encoded by the coding sequence ATGAACGACGACACGACGGCTGAATTCTCGGCCAACGCCCGGCAGCTTCTCGATTTCATCGACCAGAGCCCCAGCCCCTGGCATGCCGGACATTCGATTGCGGCCCGGCTGCTGGCGGCGGGGTTCCGGCGCCTGGAGGAGGGCGAGGTCTGGACGCTGGAGGCTGGCGATCGCGCTTTCGTGGTGCGGGGCGACTCCTCGGTGGTCGCCTTCGCCGTGGGCGAGAGGGCGCTGGCCGAAACCGGCTTCCGTATCGTCGGCGCGCATACCGACTCGCCCGGCTTGCGGGTCAAGCCGCGAGGGGCGCATGCGGAAAGCTCCATGCTGCGGCTGGGGGTGGAGGTCTATGGCGGGCCGATCCTCGCTACCTTCGCCGACCGGGATCTGGGCCTGGCGGGGCGGGTGGGCGTGCGGACGGAGGCTGGCGTCGATATCCGCCTGGTCGGCTTTCCGGATGCGCTGGTGCGCTTGCCGAACCTGGCCATCCACATGAACCGCGAAGTCAACAAGGACGGGCTGAAGTTCAACAAGCAGACCGAGTTGCCGCTGCTGCTGGCGGTGGCGGACGACACGCCGGCGGAGGACCGGCTGCGCGCCTTGCTGGCGGAGCGGGCCGGCTGCGAGCCTGAGGCTGTCTTGAGCTGGGAGCTGAGTGTGTTCGACGTTCAGCCGGGGGCTTTCTGGGGCCCGCAGCGGGAGTTCATTGCCGACAGCCAGCTGGACAATCTCGCCTCCTGCCATGCCGGCCTGAGCGCCCTGCTGCAGGCGTCCGACTCCGAGGCGGTGGCGGTGGCGGCGTTCTTCGATCATGAGGAAATCGGCAGCGAAAGCCACAAGGGCGCGGACGGGGCGTTATTGCCGGACGTGCTGGAACGCATCGCGCTGGCTTTGGGTCTGGACCGCGTCCGGTACAAGCAGGCGCTTGCTCGCAGTTTCCTCGTCAGCGCCGACATGGCGCATGCCTATCAGCCCAATTTTCCGCAGTTTTACGAACCGCAGCACAAGGTCTTCGTGAACGCGGGGCCGGTCGTGAAGACCAACGCCTGTGGCCGTTACGCGACCGATGCGGAGGCGGCGGCGCGGATCATCCGCCTCTGCGAGCAGGCGGGGGTGCCGTACCAGCAGTATGTGCACCGCACCGATCTGGGCTGCGGCAGCACCATCGGCCCGATGACCGCTGCCCGCTTGGGCATCCCCGCGGCCGATATCGGCAACCCGATGTGGGCGATGCACAGCGTTCGCGAAAGCGCCGGGGTGCGGGATCACACCCACATGATCCGCTTGCTGCGGAGCTTTTACTCAGGGGGTGCCTGA